The following DNA comes from Panulirus ornatus isolate Po-2019 chromosome 59, ASM3632096v1, whole genome shotgun sequence.
TCAGCCTAGGGTTGGACGTGACCTCAGCAACTGGGGGTTCCGCTGCCGGTAGACTGGATGAGAGGGGTGTTCAGgactggtgggaggggagaggggggaggtttAAAAGCCTAAGTGAAAAGTGGGTCGTCGTCTGAGTCTGTGTCCTCTACGGGGATGTAGCTGAAGCGTCTGTTGGCGAAGTCGAAGAGTGAAGGAGCTTGTTCGCAGGGGTAGGCCCTGTCGCGTGTGTCACACGACAGTGTGTTCTGACTGAATATAGTTTCGTTGTTGCAGATGAAAGAGTAATGGGCGGTGTAGATGACATTCCTGGAGGTGTCAGTGACGGGTAGGCAGACGTGGTACACCTCGCAGTTGTTGTCCACGTCGGCGTAGTAGCCGTAGTTGCGTCCCTCGCAGGTGAAGGAGGTGACGAGGGGGCTCGTCAGCGTGTTCTCGTAGTCGACTGGGAACTCCCAGGCGAACTGGGCCAAGGCCACAGCGGCCACGGTGAGGAGGAGGGCGACCAGGCGCTGCATGGTGACCAGGACGCTGCAAGAGGCGATAACATACTCATGAAGTGTACATAGTAGGTTCTGAACAGCAACCCGGGACTATcccacaccctccgtgtcaggcaCGACTTCTGGTCCTACTCTCTGTATCAGTAAAGTAAAGCTACTGAGTTTAACAATACATTTCTTACGTACACCAGACACTAACGTTCCCTTTTTCTTTACCAATATACTCTTTATCcgtttttctcctcctctccctatcaTTCTGTCTCCATTCAAAGTCTGGAGTAAGAGAGCACTTCAGTTTGTCGTTAAGGTTTTCCCCGTTGACGACCATTAGTGGATAACATCTTTATCACGCGACCTGTAACTACATCAGTAAACTAGCACGTATCATGTCTTTTCATATGAGGCAGCAGACAGCGAGGCAGAGGTCGTGGAGAGCACCACAGAGATGCCGGTCACGGAGGACATACAAACAAACGGTTCTCGTGGCTGCTCGGTTCATAAGCCATGGTCCAGTGGTTAGCATCGTAACCCACGCCTCTGGAGGGACAAGTGTTCGGGTCTCGGCTCacggccaacccagctgttcatatcccTCTTTTCGGTGGGGTGAATGGGTACACCTGGCGTAGGTTGGGGGTAGGGTATATATAATGtgagtgtgagcgtgtgtgtgtgtgtgtgtgtgtgtgtgtgtgtgtgtgtgtgtgtgtgtgtgtgtgtgctgtatccGTTTACACTGACCTTACCCTTTATCCCATCCATCTTACCGATGCATCTCTCTCAGCACCACTTCCTGTTCATCTATCCCGCCACACCTCCCAGCCGTCCTCACCgtttgcctcctctcctctcctgccaaacCTTTTCCCCGACTCACCCCATGACAAATTACCCCCATCGCTGATCTCCCCCCTAGATCTCCAGTCCGCTTCCCTGataccacttctttttttttccagacgtACCCCCACCACCTACTAACCACGTAACCACTTACGTTCCACTGATCATCACTCCTCGTACTCACGATGTTCGTCCAAGTCAACCTTGGGCAAAAGAAAACTCGTCGTACTTTCCATAAATAATATTTACTTAAGTCACACTTGAACGCATCTCAGACGAGTTTGTTTTTCAACttaatctttaattttttttttttttagtttttatttctatttttactGTTTACTCGTCTCTCCTCGCGCTGCAAGGAGTAGTAACATAAAAAACAACATTCAACACGCAAAACCTGATGGAGggaatgatgctggggaggatctTGAGGTGTTGCTGTCGTGGTGAATGCAAAGAACGGGTCTCGCAAGGCCGGATCAGGGGAGGTCAAGGAGACCCTGTGGACACTGGCAGAAAGACGAACCTACCCAGAATATGACGGACGTTACTCACACACGGGAATACTACGTTTCAGCGCCGCTGAGTGAGAGTCATGATCGCTGATTAAGACGacatatgagagaaagaaagatactaATCCCCTTCAATAATGCCTCGTATTGTATCAGTCATTCTAAGAGAGAAACTAACCTAATCGTTCATTCTTGCAATCCGAACCCTCGTACTTGTGTTGGTGCGAGCAACAGCGGCAAAGCTATGTAAACAATCGTCTGTTGtggggagaaacacacacacaacggaagACAAACACACGATCATGTGACCCTTTCTAAAACGGTCTGTCATACATACTGTACTGAAAAggaacacaattttgcgcgtgatcaagtatattcctatgagtccaaggggaaatgaaacaccaaatggcattctagctacgtctcttcgttgtatatcaactgactcgtacttttctcttgtgtcacccctgatgatgtgattattacacgaaagtgcacttgggaacttatcatgtttcatttgacCGTGAACACATAGGAATATACTGTGTTTAACGTAATACTTTGCGGGTATTTGTACATACTGTGTTGAATGTAATACTTTGCGGATATCTGTATTTCTTTCATCACCAGGTCAGAGGTTgcctcgagggagggaggtgacaagTGTCATGCGGATGGCGTTAAGCAAGAGGCTGCTTCGGGTGTTTGCCGTTATCATGAGAGTCTCTACTGATGACGTGGTGTTTCATAAAGCCAACTGGCAGATGAAACCTCTGAGTCCTGGGCTATGTGGCCTTTCGTGGGTGATGCCACGTACGgacggggtgggttgggggttggtatTTTGTAACGATgataacattactactactaataataaacatataaataataataataataataataataataataataataataataataataataatgataataataataatgataataataatgataatgatcatcattattataataataatgaatgataataataataataataataataataataataataataataataataataataatgataataataacaacaacaataatgataacaatactaatgataataataataataataataataataataataataataataataatgataataataataataataataataataataataataataataataataataataataatgtttctaAATCAATTGCAGGGAAAAccctgaaacaaaaacaaaaacaaaaaacatacaaCGAAAATACGGATGAAAAATATACTGGAACTATAACAAGGAGCGATGACGTGTCGAACACACACTGTTGCGCACAATACTGGAGCAGAGTCCACTAGTTACTGATGACGCTGGCTGTGGTGGGGATGAGGGACGTTCTTGTAGCGACGTGTAGCATGATAATCTGATAAGAGGCTAAGGCCAATGCATAGTCCACAGCAGTTTAACGCTACAGGAAACCCTCCTTcaagttactactactactactaccactactacagttTCTGTAGGtctaacattaaaagaaaaaaacctcgACACGTTTTCTAGGATGCTGAGATCCTGAGCATGGTTATAACCAGCTGGCACTGTCATCATTCCACCATGTGGATAGTGAGGTGAATCACATCTTCACTGGTTGATCACTATAAACATCCCTTGCAAGTTCCTGAttggttgttgttttttttttttcttcctcgttcACTAACGTATGTAGGTACGTGATCAAGACCCGTTCCACGAGAGTATTCGACTTGGGCAGGCTTGGACGGGATCcactaagatagatagatagatagatagagatagatagatagagagagagagagagagagagagagagagagagagagagagagagagagagagagagagagagagagagagagagagagagagagagagagagagagagacgctgtcaCCTTGTCGGGGTTGAGCACGTTGTGTTGTCCCGAAGGCAGCCTCCGAGCGCCTTATATAcctgcccctcccccccgacGATGCTCACTCGGCGGCCAGGTCTTCCACAGGACGATTCTTGGGGTCCTGCTGAGGAGCTGGAGGGTCCCGTTGCCTCAAGGACTGGCTGGCTccaaccaacagcagcagcagacgtggCTACAACACTGCCATCACGATGTGACCAGGAGGCGCCTCCAGAGGGCTTccctggtggtggtcaggggtggCGTGGCCAGGAGTGGTTGTGGCCAGGGGTGGCGGTGGCCAGGGGTGGCGGTGGCCAGGGATGGCGGTGGTGTTTgcggtagtgatgatggcgacagTAGGAGAAGCGGGTCAGTAGAGGCCAGGGAGACATCTTCGCTAGTTTTATTTGCTGTTCTTAAGACTGATGACTTGACGTATTTCTCAGTCTGTCTTGAATTACTGGTGTTTCTCGTCGCGTCTTAAAGCCCACGGTGGGTGGGAGAACAGGTCGTTTCTGCAGTAtctttccatatttcttttctACACTATTTCTATATAACAGTTATTGCATTAACTCTCGCGTTTGATGTGACCCttacaggtcaaaggccagttaCTAGTGAAGTGAAGACGCGTTCGTCGTTGTCAGACTGAAGATGTGtttgttggagggagagaggctgcGTCTGCTGGCTACACTGCTGGCTGTTCTAGTATTACGCTGTTATTGTCTTGGTTACTCGCTGGAGGCAATGGATGTAGAGAACACAAAATAAAGCAAAGTTCTGGCTCCTTGTTTGGTGAGGATTGGTCAGCAAGAAGGACATCCGCTGGAGCCAGCTCCTGGGGTCAGAGGGACAAGGAGGGTAAGGTGTCGTGACCTGAACACGCAGGACTTCAAGAACTgaggaaagagaagatgaagaagaaagatttgaAAGGaacaagacgaagaagaagatgaacatgaagaagaataagaattggtggagaaaaaatgaagaaaacgatgattatgatgataataataatactaataataatggtaatgataataataataatgataataaataaataaaataataacaacataattataataatgataagtgcCCGGAGGTCAAGGGATGTGCATCAGGTCAAGACTGTTGGAGCGAACCTGACTCAGGACGAAGCCACTACCTCAGTGTTTACTAATAGCAGTGACGCACACACCGCCTCCATCACACCAACGTCTcattccctccctacctcctcctcggTCGCGTGAAAGATGCATGGAACAAACAACACCTCCAGGCCTACAAAGTCCGCTGCCTGGCACCCATACATCCCAGGTCTTCAACGATAAGCGTTGACTCGAAGACAGCAGCTTCTCTGGTAACTTAATTCATAATAAAAATGAACACAGGAAAGCTGGTACTCACTGTTTGGAATCTGTACTGTACAGAACTTCGAACATGATTTCGACTACAACTTACAAGTCACTGAAGTTCACTTATTTGAAGTCTAGGTATAGAGCATGATTGGCTGGTCTTTGTCTGCTATGAGGAACTTTGTGGAACATAAGTGAGGAGTGACTTTATCAAAGAGGAATGAATGAACGAACTGGTTAATGTTACGACAAACGGAGCAGTCAAGTTATTCTGAGGTTAGGATTAAGTTAAGCTGGGTAGGGTTAGGTTGCTACAATATCGTAACTTTATTAACATCTTTGTTAGTTTATATGATGTTAGTTTTAGTCTGGATTAAGGCTAGATTAGGCTCGTCTGAGTCatggccaggttaggttagggtaagatGGTTTAGTCGAAAATATCTTCCCGTTAAAGTTGggatatcttaactttcttccctgTCACTGAAGAAGTAAAACGTAAGGTGAAGGTATACAGCTCACCTGAAGCTTTGAAATATACGGTAATCAGATTGCTACCGTAATTTCCAGTTATAGGATTTAAATATAACACGAAACAAGAAAATAACAAAGCACTAAGCTTTTGGGCAagtaagtacgacccttgaggacgactgtatgACCCATGACGACGCCTGTCCGATCTCTGAGGGacaaaggcacgacccttgaggagaatggcacgacccttgaggccgatggtatgactcttgagcacgatgacgttACTTTTGACCTCTCACTTCAGCATCAGGTGTACAGTCACGCtctcatacccaggggtcgtcttCCCGTCGTGCCCTAAAGCAAtgccgtcatgctccaggatcgtaccatcctgctaaGAGGGTCTTATGGTCGTGCCAAAAGCAAGTGTCAGGTCATAAAACCACAACTAATTTGCATATCATCCGTCACTGGCGGATCGGTTCCCAAACGCAGGACGCAGGACGACAtcacaagcctcctcctcctcctcctccacacgcaaCAGAAAACTCATCTCTGATTAAATATACcaacaacaacataacaacaacaaGACGAAAGATATGTCTGTCTGCACGTGTGTCATCTTATGACCTTACGGTTTCATTCTATGGCGTATTTTGTGGGGTCAAACTCAACTGAGAGATAAAACAAAGCGAGGAACTCATGGGTTTAGATAGCCCTTGGTCTGGTCGGGAGATAAGCGCATGTCTGTATCAAGGACTTCTGAGCTTACGATTTGATAAATCAACTCGTTTACACCAGATGTCCTTGAAAGCACTTGCTGAGAAAATTATGATGTGAAGGATGTCGAATGAGCgatgcaataaaaaaaaaagataagttgaTATTAAAGGAATACTGAGAAAATTCTTTATTTGACGACACAAGTAATTCTTAATAAAGGAAATGTCTTGCACCCAAGACTTGGCTGAGAATCTGGCTGGGACGTGATCACAATGGCTGATCTTTGCAATAAAAGTTTATCATCTTCTTGGGAGGGGATTTGTTCTGGGGACTTGACGTGAAAATCACGCATCATACCCATCACCGAGAAGCGCTGTGATAAACACTTCCAGACCTTCCCGGGTGGCGTGTGTGGGCTACTCTCCAAGAATCCAGAACGAATGACTCAATCATCGTCTTCGATTCCAAACTGCCAGATCACCGGTTCGATTCTCCCAGGTTTAAGATATACTCTCCAAGGTGTCtcctgccttccacacactcaagAGACACACCACTTGTACCCTTCAAGGCCACACTCAGCTAAGAGGTCACCGGGGGTAGGGACGGACGGCCAGACGGACCTGACCCATCCATACCCGGACACGCGTAATACCAGCCGTGACTTACTCTATGGACCAGTGGGAACCAGCTACAGGGGCGCATCTGAGTCACTGTGGAGCCCCTTAACCCAACAAGGAGGACCCACTCACACAACCCTCACGAACTGAACCAAAacaaatattacacacacatacacacacacacacacacacactcacacacacacaatcatatatatatatatatatatatatatatatatatatatatatatatatatatatatatatatatatgaagtggtttggaaTGTATAATATTCCTTCCTTCAGTCTCCCTCCTGTTTGTCCACTCTGAGGGGACAACACGATGACATCTGTTATCCTTGGTATACACTACATGATAAATTCATTTTGAAGTCGGAGAAAAAAGTTCAGGGTTATTGGTGACGCCAGAAGCATACCCAGCCGATAGATGGTAACAAAACATGACGGGCAGTATCCACGTTCAGCTCATGTTCCAAACACGTTcacgataatgataaagatacacGCCAGGAGAAATgcatttttgaaagaaaaaataaaagaagagaagTCTTCTTTGTGACGTATCCTTGTctaagcatgagagagagagagagagagagagagagagagagagagagagagagagagagagagagagagagagagagagagagagagagagaataaacaggTTTCCAAGGTGAGGGAAACACCGTTAAAATttacggcgtgtgtgtgtgtgtgtgtgtgtgtgtgtgtgtgtgtgtgtgtgtgtgtgtgtgtgtgtgtgtgagtaagttaATTCCCTTATTTACAAAATTCGATGATAATGTTTTCTCATTATCACACTCACTTAAAAGCGCTTAAAGAAATCGACCTTGAATATAcacgtaacaacaacaacaataataataataataataatgataataataataataataataataataataataataataataataataataataatgataatgatgataatgataacaatagtaataatgatgataatgaaaacaacaCGAAGGTGATTTACTTCTCGGCCTGCGTCGAGCATGGCAGTGTACAGAAAACGTAAGCAAGGacacacactaccctcctacTCTATGATAAGATTAcatgatgatgagatgaacatAAGTAATGGtaaaagatagacagataaacagatagacggATATACTACTCTGGCTGACGAGACACGGGCAacagaatgctctctctctctctctctctctctctctctctctctctctctctctctctctctctcctctagttGCTTGATTTTTCAACCAATCCTCAGTGGATGATGAACAGTTGTGTTGACTGTGAACCAACTGCCGTAGCTACGATTCGAACCAGTGCGTTTGatcctaggcggcccgtgaatgcatcacggtcactAACCGTTTTGGAAGGTGTTAAGCAAATACCACATGTCTTATCTGTTAAGCGCTAAGTCTAAATTGTACTTTGAGATATGGTTCTAACACCACGACAGAACTTTGTGTCACTTTGAGACCTTATCTGGAGATTGAGAAAGTTTGTAAACTTATAAAAGGTTATTAAAACTGGTATTGTGTCAACTGATGGGAGCAGAACTGTACGTTAAAGACCAGTTGGTCTGTCATTATCTTCTGTCGTGATGTAAAAATTACATGTGTCGAGGGTAAAAGAGAGTCTTTTACACATACTATAcataattgtatttttttttttacataatggcGCATTGAATACAGTAATTCATCATTACATGCCATCAGTAATTCTCTAGTTACCTCC
Coding sequences within:
- the LOC139767086 gene encoding U-scoloptoxin(01)-Cw1a-like, encoding MQRLVALLLTVAAVALAQFAWEFPVDYENTLTSPLVTSFTCEGRNYGYYADVDNNCEVYHVCLPVTDTSRNVIYTAHYSFICNNETIFSQNTLSCDTRDRAYPCEQAPSLFDFANRRFSYIPVEDTDSDDDPLFT